A window from Micromonospora terminaliae encodes these proteins:
- a CDS encoding TlpA family protein disulfide reductase: MTRRLAYLFIPLLLAVAGCTGITDEPAGPAPATRAERPSPFADCAPLTAAAPASGPAAAGTSGASLPDLTLSCFTGGAPVNVRDIRGPAVINVWASWCPPCRKELPAFQRLSERAGGRFQVIGVNSRDSRGGAQSIGEDFGVRFPMLVDQGDAFERSLGRNAFPLTVLVDAEGRIRHTDSTGALDDARLAELVRTHLGVRL, encoded by the coding sequence GTGACCCGTCGGCTCGCGTACCTGTTCATCCCGCTGCTGCTCGCCGTGGCCGGCTGCACCGGCATCACCGACGAGCCGGCGGGCCCGGCACCGGCCACCCGGGCCGAGCGGCCGTCGCCGTTCGCCGACTGCGCCCCGCTGACCGCCGCCGCACCGGCCTCCGGTCCGGCCGCGGCCGGTACCTCCGGTGCATCGCTGCCCGACCTGACCCTCTCCTGCTTCACCGGTGGCGCTCCGGTCAACGTGCGCGACATCCGGGGCCCGGCGGTGATCAACGTGTGGGCGTCCTGGTGCCCGCCGTGCCGCAAGGAGCTACCCGCCTTCCAACGACTCAGCGAGCGGGCCGGCGGCCGGTTCCAGGTGATCGGGGTGAACAGCCGGGACAGCCGCGGCGGGGCGCAGTCCATCGGCGAGGACTTCGGCGTCCGGTTCCCCATGCTGGTCGACCAGGGGGACGCGTTCGAGCGGTCGCTCGGTCGCAACGCCTTCCCGCTGACCGTCCTGGTCGACGCCGAGGGGCGGATCCGGCACACCGACTCGACCGGCGCGCTGGACGACGCCCGCCTGGCCGAGCTCGTCCGCACCCATCTCGGGGTGCGGCTGTGA
- a CDS encoding NUDIX hydrolase, which produces MTRRPPDWFNPLLGRLGSARAEDFTRLSTPESGGRESAVLVLLGEEPGAGPDVLVLQRAATLRNHAGQPAFPGGAADPEDADARATALREANEEVDLDPASVTVLAELPKLWIPVSDFVVTPVLAWWHDPHPVHPREPAEVAHVARLPVAELVDPANRMRVRHPSGWIGPAFSVRGMLVWGFTAGVLNTLLEMGGWAQPWPRSRVVELPPPGAAPAPSAGTDAVDESPVR; this is translated from the coding sequence GTGACCCGACGGCCCCCGGACTGGTTCAACCCGCTGCTCGGCCGGCTCGGCAGCGCCCGGGCCGAGGACTTCACCCGGCTCAGCACCCCGGAGAGCGGCGGCCGGGAGAGCGCCGTGCTGGTGCTGCTCGGCGAGGAGCCGGGCGCCGGCCCGGACGTGCTGGTCCTCCAGCGCGCCGCCACGCTGCGCAACCACGCCGGGCAGCCGGCCTTCCCGGGCGGCGCGGCCGACCCGGAGGACGCCGACGCCCGGGCCACCGCGTTGCGCGAGGCGAACGAGGAGGTCGACCTCGACCCGGCCAGCGTGACCGTGCTGGCCGAGCTGCCCAAGCTGTGGATCCCGGTCAGCGACTTCGTGGTCACCCCGGTGCTCGCCTGGTGGCACGACCCGCACCCGGTCCACCCCCGGGAGCCCGCCGAGGTGGCGCACGTCGCGCGGCTGCCGGTCGCCGAGCTGGTCGATCCCGCGAACCGGATGCGGGTACGCCACCCGAGCGGTTGGATCGGCCCGGCCTTCTCGGTGCGCGGCATGCTGGTCTGGGGCTTCACGGCCGGGGTGCTGAACACCCTGCTGGAGATGGGCGGCTGGGCCCAGCCGTGGCCGCGTTCCCGGGTGGTGGAGCTGCCGCCGCCCGGCGCCGCCCCGGCGCCCTCCGCGGGCACCGACGCGGTCGACGAGAGCCCGGTGCGCTGA
- the nth gene encoding endonuclease III: protein MTTRSTETDLGRTRRARRIGRVLTETHPDAHCELDHSSALELAVATILSAQCTDKKVNEVTPKLFARYRTAADYAGADRAELEELIRPTGFYRNKTSSLINLGQALCERYDGEVPGKLADLVTLPGIGRKTANVILGNAFDVPGITVDTHFQRLVQRWQLTTETDPVKIEHAIGALYPKRDWTMLSHRIIFHGRRVCHARKPACGACTLAKLCPAYGTGPTDPVAAAKLLKGPRARDLAAAVGIDPDLVPQQAVAAEVP from the coding sequence GTGACCACGCGCTCCACCGAGACCGACCTCGGCCGCACGCGCCGCGCCCGCCGGATCGGCCGGGTGCTGACCGAGACCCACCCCGACGCGCACTGTGAACTCGACCACTCCAGCGCGCTGGAGCTGGCCGTCGCCACGATCCTGTCGGCGCAGTGCACCGACAAGAAGGTCAACGAGGTCACCCCGAAGCTGTTCGCCCGCTACCGCACCGCGGCGGACTACGCCGGGGCCGACCGCGCCGAGCTGGAGGAGCTGATCCGGCCCACCGGCTTCTACCGCAACAAGACCAGCTCACTCATCAACCTGGGCCAGGCCCTCTGCGAGCGCTACGACGGCGAGGTCCCCGGCAAGCTGGCCGACCTCGTCACCCTCCCGGGGATCGGGCGCAAGACCGCCAACGTCATCCTCGGCAACGCCTTCGACGTCCCCGGCATCACGGTCGACACCCACTTCCAGCGCCTCGTGCAGCGGTGGCAGCTGACCACCGAGACCGACCCGGTCAAGATCGAGCACGCGATCGGCGCGCTCTACCCGAAGCGCGACTGGACGATGCTGTCGCACCGGATCATCTTCCACGGCCGGCGGGTCTGCCACGCCCGCAAGCCGGCCTGCGGCGCCTGCACGCTGGCGAAGCTCTGCCCGGCGTACGGCACCGGGCCGACCGATCCGGTGGCCGCGGCCAAGCTGCTCAAGGGGCCCCGCGCCCGGGATCTGGCGGCGGCCGTCGGCATCGACCCCGACCTGGTGCCGCAGCAGGCGGTCGCGGCGGAGGTGCCGTGA